One Bacillota bacterium genomic region harbors:
- a CDS encoding pyruvate kinase alpha/beta domain-containing protein translates to MHFPTKGPANTDAAVRAAVARARELGIARIIVASNSGQTAEKLLAAKLPDFGLEIVCVTHQVGFARPGEDEMAPETRAKLAASGVKLLTTTHLLAGIDRAVRFKFQGLYPAEIVAAALRMLGQGVKVCAEIAGMACDAGLTPPGEDVVCIAGSGTGADTACVVSPAHSQHFFDLKIREIICKPRDF, encoded by the coding sequence ATGCACTTTCCCACCAAAGGCCCCGCCAACACCGACGCCGCCGTCCGGGCTGCCGTCGCCCGCGCCCGCGAGCTGGGCATAGCCCGGATAATTGTCGCTTCCAACAGCGGGCAGACCGCTGAAAAACTCCTGGCCGCAAAACTCCCGGACTTCGGCCTGGAGATCGTCTGCGTCACCCACCAGGTCGGCTTCGCCCGTCCCGGAGAGGACGAGATGGCGCCGGAGACGCGCGCTAAACTCGCCGCTTCCGGAGTGAAGCTCTTGACCACCACCCATCTCCTGGCCGGGATCGACCGCGCCGTGCGGTTCAAATTCCAGGGCCTTTACCCGGCCGAAATCGTGGCCGCCGCCTTGCGCATGCTCGGCCAGGGCGTGAAGGTCTGTGCCGAGATCGCCGGCATGGCCTGCGACGCCGGGCTCACCCCGCCCGGAGAAGACGTGGTCTGCATCGCCGGCAGCGGCACCGGCGCCGACACCGCCTGCGTCGTCAGCCCGGCCCACTCGCAGCACTTCTTCGATCTCAAGATCCGCGAGATCATCTGCAAACCCCGGGATTTCTAA